atgaataaagctgttacatGCATTCTTATACACACCATTCAGCAGATATATGCTCTCATTCTCCTTGGATCATAAGGTAAGTATATGTTTAGTGTCAGCAGGTATTTCCAAGTAAGTTTCCAAACAGCTCCTATGAATTCTCACTCCCTCCAACAGCCTAGGGACATCTCCCCACAACACAACATTGCCCATCCCTAAATGCAGCCGTTCTGGTGGTGggaggtgtgtgtggtggtgacTTGCACTGTTAAAAATCTTCTAAATGTTGCTTGACTTCCAGAGCAGGGTAGCAGTACTAGCCAGCCTCAATGAGCACCCCAAAAGCAGAGTCTCCCTACTTGCAGTGAGCCCCTGAATGCCATGCCTCCTGACAGGTTGCACAAGGAAACATCTGCCCTCCAGGAGCACCCAGGGTGGCAGGAAGCCAGACAGATACCTGCTGTCATGTGGCAGGAGGTGCCTGAGAGGCATGACCTGAAGTTATGAGAACACAACGGACTCAAGTGCCTCCCCCAGCCTTGAAGGAGAGCAGGTGTGGGGCGGACCTGCTGAGGACCTGCACTGGGGCAAATCCATCCTTGCACATGTGCACGCCAGGAGTGGGCGTAACTAATGTACTGGGGAGGCGCAGTGGTgtttggggtgggaggaagggagaaagccaGGTGAGGGCTGGTCCCATGGCCAGGCAGAGTCTGCAGAATGGGAGCCTCCAGCTCCAACAGCTTTAGGGTCTGTGGacccaaagcagtttctaagcCCCTCTAGGCTCCTCACTCATTCAGCTCCAGGTGCCAGGGGCTCACCACCTCCCGAGGCAGCCCAGcctcctttctcttctgccaggctggagagaaggcagaggatGAGGGTGATGGGGGTGAGGGAGAGGGCGCCTCAGCGGAGGGAGCATGGTCCTGGTCCCGGGGCTCCTCTGCGCGGTCGGTACCTGCAGACCCATTTAAAAAACCCTTTCTCCCAGATGCTGTGGGGCGCCCGTGCACCAGCAGTGCCTGCCCTGGGAGGGAGCCTGAGATGGCCCCACCTCAAGGCCCAGCTCTGGGACTACTGCCCCTTCCGCCGTAGATGGCCCACTCAGAGTACAGCCTCATTCCCATCTCCCCTGTAGGAGAGCGAGGTGAGGCAGGGGCATGCCGCCAAGGTGCTGCCAGTTCTGCCTCTTaccagcccctcctccccacccatccTACACAGTCATCAACCCTTACCTCTGCTCCATGGTCAGGCCTCAGGCCTCCAGCCCTCTGCATCTTCGTCTTTTCTGCAGCCCCTCAGAGGCACCCTCTCCCTTGTGGGCAGCCCTGCCGCTCCGCATTCCAGCCCCTCCCTCCTGCACCTGCTGGCACTTCACATCCTCTACTGACATCCCTTCCCCAAGTGAGAGACTGACTTGAATTTGTCCTTCCAGACCCAGTTTGACCACCCTCTGGCACCTCCATGACCCAGACGCTGCGCAGGTTAGGTGCCCTGTTGCTGCACAGCCCACACAGTTCTCTGTCATTGATACCACTCTGTCATTTGTCTGCTCCCTCTGGCCACAACCTCCCTGAGAGCAGAGAGCAGAATAGAAGGCAGGGTCTTTATTCCGGCTATGAAAACATATCCCAAGCACAACCCCGAGGCAAGTGAGGcaaaaaatgctatttaaaacaGAAGCTGGCTGCACATTGGGAGTGCGGCACAATCTGAGAGAAGATGGCTCATACGTTTAGAAAATAACTTGGGAGAGGTCTTAGTAGGAGATGCAGTGAGTCACGCATGCAATGTACACGCGCACTCTCCCCAAACCCAGGCCAGACCGTGGGCATGATGTAAAGGGgatggaaaaaggaaatagtgCCCACTGCTCCCCTCCCAGGCAGGGCAAGTGGGAAAGTGAAGAGATGGGTATTAGGCTTTGTGACACAGGACAGCAGGCTGAGGCCCAAGGGGAGGTGGGCAGTCATTGCTTGAGGAAGGGGTGCCCAAGGATGACATTTAAACACCTCCACCTTTTTTACTGTTAGTCTCAAATATGTGGCAAAGTCTGTTTGATGGCACATCCCTGTCCTGGGGGTGCCCTGGGGTGGGGGACTCAGAATGGAAGCGCAGAATTGAGAGAGGGCATTAAGAACGAGCAGGGCCAAGAGGTGGGATGGGGTGCAGTTTAATTGATTTGGATATATGGGGACAGGCAGCCCAGGGAGCTGGGGTCTTGGAAACTTGCAGGTCCCATGTGGAGGGTTATTAATACATTGTTAATAAAAGTATTACTATCTGATGGCCAGCTCTACAACTCGACCCTCCTTGTCCAGTCCAGGAACTGGCAGGAAACAGGCACTGGTGTtttcagtgtttgttgaatgaataaatgacctaGAGAACGTTATCTCAGCCTCCAAACTCTTTGGAACACAATGTGTCAGGGAAGAATAGAATTCTCCATCCTGCAAAGCCACCTGGTGCTGGCAGTCTCTGCTCCATCAGCAGGTGCAGGGGCGGGGAAGAAATGGTCCCTCCTGCTCTGCACAGCCCAGGCCCTGCCTGGAGTCTAGGGTCAGGGGTTGACCTGCACCAGGGACAGAGTGGACCAGCAGCCTGGACAAGACTGGGAAGCCAGCTATAATAGATGCTCTAGGACACTGAGGACCCCTGCAGTACAGtgtgctgcctcaacctccaggttTTTCACTGTCATTTTTCCCTACTCTGCACATGATTTGTTTAGACCTCTGGCACTTAAGACTGTTGCTAGTAAGTGTACAGAAATCACAGTGAGCAAACGATAAATAGCAAGCTTTGAGACTCAGTAGGGAGCCCATCATGTCCTTGAGGAAGGAAATGATCCAGTTGGAGCCTTAAGGAACAAGGAGTGCTGGGCAGGAGGAGGACCGAGAGCCCCAGGAGAAGGAAGGCGAGATACTGAATGCCTGCACAGGGGTGTGGGGAAGGAGGGCAGAGATGGACTCTGTGTTCCGCAACAAGAGGGACCAGCATCAATTCTGCTGTTCTGTACCAAGCCAGAGCATTGCCCAGAACCAGGCTCCCACCCCTAGTAGGTGACACGGCAGGATATCGCCAGGCCAAGAAGAGACTCAACCACCACCACAGCAGCTGTTGCCCGAAATGAGAAGTACCGTTTATTGCTGTTACACAAATGGACCCAGCCTCTGGCTTGGGCACTGTCCCACGGACCAGCAGACAAACATGATCAGCTGGCCCCTTTCCCCACCCCCGAGTCATGTGCAGTCATACACTCCAGGCAGAAAGTCAGTATCGAATACCGGGCACAGGTTCCCTTGGCTTGGCGGTGCGTCTCTGATCCACAGACTGGCCCACCTTTCAGAGTGGCCAACAGAGCCACTGAAACGTTGTCAAATAAGCAAGTGCAGGACCCCCGGGCTGGGGGCCTCTGGCCTCTGCAACCAGGTGGGAGGAGGATGTCCTAGGTGTCTGTGGGGCAGGCCTCGGCTCCACACGTCCGCCGGGCCAACAGCCTCAAGTCAAGCTGTGCTGGGGCCATCCACCTTCCTTTGCCATTTAGAAGATGGGGCTTGGAACTTGGCAACACAGAAATTGACATCAGCCTTATAAAACCTTGGCTGAACCTGTCGACCTCCAGAAGAATTTCagccaaaacaaaaaagcaaacacacagaGGGACCCTGGAACCAGAATCCCTCCCCATGGGAAAGACAAAGGCACAGAGATTTGAGCCAAATTTCCCAACATGTTGGTATTTGCAGAAAAGTCTGGTCACGTCACACACAGCACAGAGGCAAAAAGCGAAGGCAGTGGCATTCACAGGACTACTTTATATTAAAGTTTATTACATTTGGAAAATCTACTGTACAGGGAAAAACCCATTGGATTAAGTACAGTTTTGCCAAAAGCAAAAGACTATCACTCTTTGGAAAATATTCCTGATTCCAGCCCAGGGCCCAGGGCGGGGCCGCAGGAGCTAACGGAGAACCTGGCCTTGGATGGAGGCGCTCAGAGCCAGCTCTGCCCAAAACGCCCCTTGTCAATTTCCAGGAGGAAGACGTCCCCTTGTCAATTTCCAGGAGGAAGACGCCCCTTGTCAATTTCCAGGAGGAAGCAGCCCCCGCCCCCCAGAGGGCCCCACAGGCAGGACAGGCCTGGTCTGCAGGAGGATCTCCAGGCCCCTGCCGCCCTCCCTACAGTCCTCTCTCAGTCTGAAGGCTGAGCCGCCAGCATTCACTTCTCACATGGGCTTCTCCAATGTGGCAGTGGCCCAGGCCTCAGCAAAGCCCTGAGCTCATGGACACAGGCACAACTGCTTGAAAGAGACGGTGGCCCCACGGCAGCCTGGACTGGCCAGCCCGCCAACAGACCACCAGAAACGGGGCCACCAGATAGTCCATACCCTGTTGCACACATGAGCGACAAACTCAGAGACAACACACAAACTCAGCCTACATTTTGGCTTCCAGATTTGGTTctcctagtttaaaaaaaaaaaaaaaaaagtcttaaccCTGATGCTGTCTCCTGACCATAGATGAGGGAAGCAGGATGGGGAATACCGAATCAGCTTACTTAACTTACCTCAGAAGTAGCAAGGTCTACTGGGCTATGAACAAAGAACTAGAGGAAACATGTGCAAAAACAAGTCGATATCTAGATCAGACCTCCCCACGAAACAAAGTGGACCCCTGTCCCCTGCCACGCAGCGGCCACGCCCCCAAGATGCTTGGTCCTACCAGTAAGTGCTATAGATGTGTGAGCCCCAAGCCCCACCCGCAGAATCTTCCAGCCACATGAGGCCACTTAGGTCCAAAGCAGTCAGATCCCCCCTCCCCTCCAGAGCTGGGCCTGGGGAGAGGCTGCTTCAATTTGGAGAAACTGAGTCAGAATGGTGCGACGCCAGGTGCTGGCTGTGGTGGAAAGGTCCTATGCGAGAAAACCCTGGTGCCCCAAGTCTCCAGGAAGAAGTCAGAGAAGCCGAGTGGAGCTCCCAGCACGCCCCAGGACTCCGTGGGCAGGAGTGGCCAGAGGGGCTGGAGTGCTGGGGAGGTGGCCTGGTGGCAGGGGAGGCCAGGGCCTGCAGTTCTTCAAGGAAGAGGCAAGTGGGGGCCTAGTGAGTGGCAGGGTGGAGGGGGCGCATGGCTCCCGCATCAGGCGTAGAATTCCTCCTGTTTGGTGGGCTTCTGGTAGGCCCCCCCATTGGCTTGTTTCGGTTCCTCCAAGGAGTAGCTGCCTTCGTCCTTCTTCTTCATGCGGTACAGCATGAAACCCACCAGGCACACAGCAAAGATGAGCCCCACGAGGCCTCCAGCAATGATCCCTAGGGCAGGTAGACAGGGCCAGCTCAGTTCAGCGGCCCCCTGGGCTCCACTGCAGACCCTCCCCAAAGTGGTGGCCTTGGCTGTGGCCAGCCCCACCCCGACCCCACAGCAGCAATTCACCCCGAACTACCCCCCTGAGAGAAAACTCACCTCCCAGCACCTCCTTCCTGTCCAGGAGACCCTGCGAGGCCCCCGTGGCCCCCGGATCCACTGGGGACTGGTTCCGGTGGTCAGGCTCCACAGCCACTATAGCTGTGTTCTCCCCAGAGGTTTCAAAGGTGAAGTCCTATGGGAGGGCAGGGGCAGATTGGGTTGGCTAGGTCactgccagcagcagcagcagccagctCCAGAAGCAGCTCCTGCCTCCCTGATCTTTGCCACCACCCACTCAGATGCACCCAAACCAGGATCGCATGGGGCCCGAAAGCCAGGCCTTCTTGCCACATCAACTCTGGACCATGGCATGGACCAATGGCTGGACCATGGCATGGATATCACAAAAAGTGATACAAAGCATACATTTCTGTATGGAAATAAGCAGGCTTATTTTAGTGTAAAGCGTAAAATTCCCACGAAGCTGCAAGATAAAAAATAGGACTTGGTATAATGTTCACTCTTGCAGCAGGGGCTGCAAGTTTGGACTGTAAGTTTGGGGAGCCCTCTCTTGGGTGATCTTTAAGGGCGCTTTTGCTCTGATCTCATAATTAGTCGGTCCTGCTCTGGGCGAGGCCCTGGGGGTAGGGGAAGGTGGGCCCCTGGCCCTGTCTTCCTGGTGAGGAATACGAGACACCCGCAGGGCACAGGCATAGGGCGTGCCGGGTGCCAGGCATTAGGGCTAACCCACCCAATGTCCCAAGGAATGCAGAGGCCACTCACCTGCTCCCCAGAGCCCTCTGCTGCTGGGAGCTGACTGGAGGCTCCATCCTCAGCAGCCCTCTCAGTGGCAGAAGGACCTCCATCCCCTGTGCGGGGAGTGTGAAGGTCAGCTTGGCCGGGTCCTGCAGGGGCTGAGGTCTCATGGTGGCCAGGCTGCATGTCCCTGTGGGGGTGGGACGTGGCGGGCTCCTGGGCCGTGGTGGCTCTGGCGGTTGGGGCCTGATGAGTGGTTGGGAGCTGTGTGGTCTCCGTGGGTTGGGGGGTGGCCTCCTGCTCCCGGGCGGTGAGGCCAGGCTCCACTTCTAACAGGACTACAGCCTCTCCCTCCTTGGGCCCCTCTCCAGCCGGCAGGGTGGAGGTAGAGGCAGCTGTAGCCTCCAGGCCAGTGGGTTCCGGAGACGTGGGAGTAGCCGTCAGGAGCCACGTGTCCTTCCAAGTGGAGGGGGTCTGCTGTGACAAGGTGATATCTTGCAAAGCACCTGCAGGACCAGAAGCAGATGtgttgtggggggtggggggaggaccAGAAGCAGAGTGTgctgggtgggtgggggcaggacCAGAAGCAGAGTGTGTTGGGTGGGTGAGGGAGAGCCAGAAGCAGAGTGTGTTGGGGGGGCGGGGGAAGGACCAGAAGCAGTGTGTTGGGGGAGCGGGGGGGACGACCAGAAGCAGAGTGTGTTGCGGGGGGCGGTGGGGGAGAGGACCAGAAAGCAGAGTGTgttgtgggggctgggggaggagaacCAGAGGCAGAGTGTgttggggagggtggggagggaggatcaGAAGCAGAGTGTGCTGGGTTGAGGGGCGAGGACCTGAAGCAGTGTGCTGGGTGGGTCGGGGGAGGCCCCAGAGCACCTGGGCCGGCCAAGCTCAGGCTGTGAGGGAGGCTAGTGCCTGGGCAAGGCAGCTGAGGCTAAGCTCCTTGGAAAATGGACAAGGAGAGCTGTCCCTTCTCATTGTGTGTGTCCAGGGGCAGCCTGGTCTCTGGAGCCATGAGACAGGTGCCTAGGCCACCTGGGAAAGCTTTCCTGTGACCACAGGGGTGGGGTGCGTATCCCTTAGGGCCATAACTCCTTCAGTTATCCTACCTATCCCAGGGCACACACCTCTCTGGCCCCACCCTCCCTGAAGGCCCCCGCTTCCAACAACCGGTACTTCCAACTACAGATATCCCACCTTGCAGCTCTCAGGCCCCTGCTAGGTCACTTCCTCAGGGAtgacctcagcctccttcctTAGCTCTCACCCCTCTTCTGAGGTCCACTCAAGAgccacctcctctgagaagcctccCTGACCACCTCCAGCTCAGGGACTTCTCTCCCCCAGGGAAAGGCGAAGTAGGGAAGGGAGCTTGGATGGAAGAGCTACACCCCAGCAGGCTCTGTGTGTGCTGCCTTACAGCTCCACAAGCTTATCAGGTCAaggtattattcccattttacagatgagaaaatagaggctCAGGGGTCAAATAACCTTCTGAAGGGGGTTCCAGAGGTTTCCTAGTGAGTAAAGGTATTCCTAGTGAATATGAGCCTATGTGCAGCAGGCAGCCCAGTTTCTGGAGCTCACAGCCTTCACCTCACCTCCGAGCATGAGCTCTCCTTAA
This region of Rhinopithecus roxellana isolate Shanxi Qingling chromosome 17, ASM756505v1, whole genome shotgun sequence genomic DNA includes:
- the SDC1 gene encoding syndecan-1, translated to MRRAALWLWLFALALSLQPAMPQIVATNVPPEDQDGSGDDSDNFSGSGAGALQDITLSQQTPSTWKDTWLLTATPTSPEPTGLEATAASTSTLPAGEGPKEGEAVVLLEVEPGLTAREQEATPQPTETTQLPTTHQAPTARATTAQEPATSHPHRDMQPGHHETSAPAGPGQADLHTPRTGDGGPSATERAAEDGASSQLPAAEGSGEQDFTFETSGENTAIVAVEPDHRNQSPVDPGATGASQGLLDRKEVLGGIIAGGLVGLIFAVCLVGFMLYRMKKKDEGSYSLEEPKQANGGAYQKPTKQEEFYA